Genomic DNA from Hypomesus transpacificus isolate Combined female chromosome 19, fHypTra1, whole genome shotgun sequence:
GACATGAGCTCCGGTTACTCACATTGGTCTGAGAGGACCTAATCAACTCGCCGTATTAATATTTCAGCACCCAAGACGCCGTGTTTGTTTGCAAATCCGGACGTAGAATTTCACAGCCACCCTTTCGCACCTTTTTGCGTCGGTTCTTAATTAGGCTACTTTAGACCATGGGTAGGGTTGCAACCGGACAGGGAAGAAGAGCTTAAGTCGACACGGTGGAAGGATAGTGACTTCGCTGTGGGGCAGTGTATCGTGTAAGTGGGAATATCCAACTTGACAAAGAGACCTGAGAATTTGAAGACGTCTTTGGAACGAAGAACTGGGCTACCTGAAGAACCGTTTTCATGATTTTCTATGCAAAATTTCACGAACCAAAATTCAACGATGTCGCTGAATATCGGTTTTGTGGTGGCACAACTAAAATGGTTTTGTCATCCAACTGGATAGATGAAAACTGTGCTTGTCTGCTTTCGTGGTAGTTTTCCTAAGTATCATCTTGAAATTAACGTATAGGCTCTAACCTGCTGCTCATGACAATGGGGCGAGTAATAAGCCTACGAACATTTTGCGTATTAAGCATGTTTATTGGTAAGTAGGCTATCCCGCTGATCATATTTTAAAGTAGACACATTGCTGGGTTGATACATTTATCTTAATGCcacatttcctttttttttttcaggcgTGATGTATGGTGATAACGCCAGACAGGTGCGCTCGCTGCCCCAAACTGTTGCGCGAAAGGATCCCGGGGACTCCAGCCAGCTTGATAAGAACATACTTGAACTGATTGAGCGCCTTCATGCATTATCCGGAAAAAATCTAAACACTGGCCCCAGCGTCCGAAGCGGCATCCCTCCAGAGCCTCAGGTATCCGGACAACCGACGAACCGGGCCGATGGTACCACCTTCACAATGTCGGGGAGCATAGACTTTAGTAGCTACTATGGAGTCTTGAGCGGAATATTAGCCGTATACGGGCCGCTACTTAAAGACAGGTTTGTAGAGAACCTTCCAAAAACGATAGTATGTATTTTATCCGGGAGGCAGGACTGTGGATTGGAAGCCGAGCTGACCAGAGCAATATCGCTCGAACTGGGAAAGCCTTTCCTAGAGCACCTGTCATCGCTCACATCTCAGACCTGCCCTAGCGGGAGCGCGGAGCCCCCCAGTTTCCTCAACTCTTATCTTAGAATGGGAGAAGCCAACAGTACAAACTCCCTTCAGAAGATGGTCATAACAGCTCTATCTCAGCTACCCCTGTCTGGCAATCTGGTCTCCGCACTCAGTGGCCTTGTGGACACGACGTTTCCTCCTATTGTCACATATTTGACAGATTTCATGCAAACTTTTATTCAAACTCCCATGGACTATGTCAAACTAGGACTGCAGTTAGGAATCAAGATTCCCTCCATAGACCAAAGTGGGCAGTGCCAGCAAGGTATTACTATTCAGGCCACAACTATCCACTCGATTGATCAAACTGATCACATGTGTGTTTAGGATTCTGGTTAtatgtgtcttcctgtctctccacagGGGACCTCAAACAGCTCATCATGTGGTAAGCATTGATGTAGCATCTACTGAATGACTTCTGAGTGAGGCACACAGCATCACTGCATGCTGTGATGTGACATATTAGAGAATCAATATGAGAACGTCATGGTGTGACCTTCTTAAGCtgaggggaaagagacaggCAGGATGGTTGGCTCTCTAACAGGTGTGTTTTTCTCCAGGGGGATGAGCCACAACGTGACCTGGTCGTTTGGTAATGCCATCCTGGACATCTTCCTGGGTCCAGGGCCAGCCCCTTGCTACCCGGCCTCAAACTGTCAGAACCCCACTGTCCCCGTCAGCCGTTCCCTAGACAGCAGCATTGCCTCGGACCCCCTGACCTGTGACCGCCACACCCTGGCCCACTTCAATGACACCTCCTGCGCTGACATCATCAAGAAGGGACAGCAGGGCCTTGATTCAGGCTCCACCTCCCTGCTGACATTCTGCCAGGCTCTGAGCACGCTCAGTAGTGCCCAGCTGGAGCAGGTGTGGAGCTCCTCCTGCCAGATGGTTTTGGGTGTGACCATGCCCATGATGCAGAGAGCCTCCTGTATTTTAGAAACCCCGCTTgcctcaccaccacccctcgctccctctcgaGTCGCCAGGGCAGCCATCAACCTCAACTCACTTGCTTGCAACTATGGCAATTGGTCAGGAAGTGGACAGGTGATGATTGTTGATTGGTCAGTGTTTGGTTTAGAAAAGATCAGTGTCCTGGAAATACTATTTTTAGgtttctttctccctgtctctcactcactcactcactcactcactcactctctccctcaaccaGGTAGATGCAGGGCTGGTGACCCTTTGCAGTGATAACGATCGTGACGAGTTTGTGAGCCGTGTGTGTCAGAATGCCTCCATGATGAAGAAGCTTCTGTTAGACCCTCAGAACACTTGGCTGTGGGGCTACTGCTCCAACACCACCCAGAACTATGTGGTGTCCCAGTTCTGCAGGTAACACATCACTAAAACCTTACTTTTGATGCAGTGTGGACACATCTTCTGTCCTCACATAAAAGGTGATTAAGTCTCTCAGTCAGTCCAAGCTGCATGGTCAAAGGTCGAATTAATGGAAAGAAATCCAAAacaccatcttcctcctcctcaggtaTGACATGTGGCTGGCGGAGGGTGTGGTAGACACATCCCTGGTGGCATTCTGCTGGGAGCAGGATCGGGAGCGGTTCAAGGCCCTGCTCTGTGACGACTTGAACTTTTTCCTGGTTCTGTACTCCAACCCAGCCAACAACTGGCTGCAACCAAACTGTACCATGGCACCGCCTCCAGTGGACACCAACACCATGGTGGCCGAAGAGTGTAACTACGCCAGCTGGAAGGACATGAAACAGGTTACCATGAACACAGTGTCCCTGTGCGTTCAGTACGACCCCGAGCGCTTCATCTACGTTGTCTGTAGCAACGCCACCTTCCTGGCTGCGCTGTTGCGTAACCCCGGCATTGACTGGGTGAACGACTATTGTGCTCTCAACGGGAACGCCCCGCATACAGACCCCCCACCCTTGTTCAACATCCAGGACTGGTGTAACTACCAGTTGTGGGGTGGGCTGACGATCGACTCCTCCCTGGTGGGCCTGTGTTGGCAACATGACCAGCTCAGCTTCTCAAAGAATGTGTGCTGCAACATGCCTCTATTTGAGCAGTTGACTCTTGACCCCCAGAACTCTTGGCTGATGTCAATATGCTCTGAGCAGGACAACTCACTTCTGATTTCCCAGCTGTGCCACTATGCAGACTGGAACCAGCCCATCATTGTTGACATGACTGACTTGGCGTTCTGCGCCGAGTTCGACCCGCTCAACTTCACTCGTCAGGTCTGCTCCAACAGATCCGTGCTGCAGAACTTGCTAGCCAACCTGGACAACAcctggctgctgcagcactgcgCCAACCAGACAGGGGGGGCCGAGGGTGACCTGCTGGGCTTCAGGCCAGCCGTGCAGTGCCAGTACAAGAGCTGGTACATCTCCATACCGGACCAGGCGCTGCTGGCTCTGTGCTGGGACTACGACCAGGCAAACTTTGTCTCCTCCATCTGCCCAGACGCTGGGCTCTTGGCTAAGCTGATCCGAGAGCCCTCTGCCGTCTGGGTGGGCCAGCTGTGTGCCACTTACACCAACCACATCTCTGTGAACGGCAGTAGCAGCATggcgggggcaggggcaggggcgggggaAGGGGCAGAGGGTGGCCAGGCCTGTCTGGTCAGGGATATTGTGCTGAGGTTCAACTGGACCTGCTCTGCTGACTTGACCCCAGCCTGCAGCCCTGGAGCCAGCCCGACCATGGCCCTGCAGGTCAGAACACAGACcagagctaaccctaaccctaaacatcAATGTGTGTAAACttcatcttgtgtgtgtgtctgtgtgtgtgatcagatgCTGCTGAGGTGTGGTGTGGAAGCCTTGAGCCCTCGTCTGCACAACATGCTGCCTCAGAATGGAAATTGGCTGGCGGGACAGGCAACCACTGTCACTGTGGTGATCCTGGTTGCTATGGAGGAGAACCGGATGACGTCACTGCCTGTGACGGAGAACATACGTCTGAGCGTGCTGGAGGATGTGGTCCTCTacatggagagggagagcaactTGGAAAACAAGAGGGTCTTGCTGCAGTGTTTTGGGGTAGGCACGAGGGAGGGAGTTCTCAGGGTGGGGCCTCTAAGCCTATCCACAAGTGTGACGTGTTAGTTCAAGCTCTCCGTGAGCTGCccgttttttttgtgtggagTTGATTCAGTCATATCGGTTACACTGCTGCTGTAACCGACCTCCTCACCTTGCCAGCTGCAGGTGTTTTCTTACACTCTCCTGTCATGGCTGAAaatctcttcctctgtgtgtaaTCTCCACTGATAAGACATCTGATTTGATAGTACGTATGACAAGCTGACACCAACACTCTCTGTTCCTAGTTGTTGATGATGGTGttaaggagggtgtgtgtgtcttccacaGAAAGTGCTGACCAGTCTGATGCAGACCAGTAGAGATGTGACCAGTGATGGATTCTTTCACATCAAGGTAAGCTATACGACCTAACACTGACAGAAGATTAGGTTGACAGTGTTTTAACCTGGTTCAGTGGtttactgttgtgtgtgtgtgtgtgtcctccaggagTATTTTAAAATCCCCCTGGCTAGTCTGACGGAAGTACTGAGAGCTGTGGACATCAGCACTGTCAGACAGATCCTCCAGTACTTCAACAGAAACAAAGATGCACTGAAGGTGAAGTAGAACCTgctttctctctgctctttaCATCTTCTCTTCCTACTGACATTTAATTCCATCAAATATGACTCACAGCCAGTGCTTTTCTGCCAGAACAAAATGTTATATGGGAATACAGGCTGGAGACTGACAGCTAGCATTGGTAGTTAATGTGGAAGGGAGAGATGCTTTGTTGAAGCAATGTTGCAAAACACAATGTCAGAGATCTTTCATGTAATTATGAGAAGTTATTAATGGGAAACACTGCTCCCAGAGAATATGATTATAAAACAAACTAATAAACGATGGACATGAAACTATTTATCCCCCACCTTTCCAGCTCTCAGAGGCCTACGTCTCCACCATGGTGTCGGTCTTGTTCCAGACACAGCTTTCCAAAGATCCCAGTCTGTTCCCAGAGCTGGCTCCTCTCCTGCGCCTGGCCAGTCCAACGGACATCCAGGCCTTCCCCAGACTGCAGAACAACCTCAATGTGTGAGTCAAATTGAGTGCACGCCATATCATCTAAACATTCAGCTACATACACAACCTTCTGAGGTGCATACATTATTATTTATCTTTTGTGCACccctatctttctttctttccttctcaggAAGACCATCATCAACGACAACTtggttctcctctctctggagCAGCGCTGGGCGTTTGGCCGCTGGTACAGGCAAGCGTTGGGCCCTGGCAACATCACGGCCGGAGGCCTGACGGTGGTCCGGGATACTGGGAACTTAATCACCTGCTTGCCCTTtgtcctcttccagctcctctcacCTGCTCAGGTAGCACACACATGTTCTATGTAGCTGGATGTATGGCTGAGAAAGGACAGAAGCAGGGTTAAGGGCAGCAGGGCCTAGCCACCTGTTACTGGCTGTACTCCATGTTCAATATGTCacttctcttcttttcttttctcctctccgctctcctccctcctcctctcctccctccccctctcttcctccttgctCCTCAGATCCTGGACGGTCTGGATGTTCTCCTGAGgaatcctctcactctcctacagcagcagtttgtagCTCAGAGTGTCTTTGGCACTTTCAGAAATCTGACAGCTATGCAATTCCATAGgtcagacccccacccccccacacacacacactctttctgttTCAAACGCTCATTTTAAAATGATGTTAAAGCTTgttctctgttgtgtgtgtgtgtgtgtgtgtgtgttcaggctggGGAACCTGTCATGCCTGGCTGAGCCCCAGAACCTGCTGTTGTACCATGACTCCGAGGCCTTTTCTGGCATCCAAGACAAGATCAGGAGCTGTGCCATCCACGGTGTCAGCCTACCTAGCAACATGGTACCTGTGGACGGAtgcttttctgtctgtctgtctgtctgtctgtctgtctgtctgtctgtctgtctgtctgtctgtctgtctgtctgtctgtctgtctctatatcTGTGCTTGCTTGcccttgtgtttttgtgttgacCCCTTCTACGTCCTTCACCAGATCTCCAGTCTGTTCCTGAACACCAGTGATCTGCAATCCCCCGggtccctctcctcagcccgCCTCTCCCAGCTCGCAGATTTTCTTCCCTGGCTAGGCATTGACTTCTTGCAGAAgctcaaccaatcacagctcAGCCTTTCTCTTCCTGCCTTATCTGCTGTGACCTTCTCTCCGGCAGAGGTACTGAGCCAGCCAATGGCATGCATCTGTTGACATTGTATGTTTTTGAATCAACAAATGGTAGTGGATGAGTTAAATATCAGCTAATCACACAGGTAACATTAGGTTACCTTAGGTACATTAGGTTTGGAGCAGCCAGTCCCAGGTGGTTCCAGTTGGTTACCAGGTTCAACAGATGACAGACAGCTGGCAGGTTGTCTCATGTGGCTTGAGACGGGGCTGACCTGCAGTCTGACAGCTGCTCTACTGGCACCCAGACACCATCCGACTCTGGATGAATAGAGCAGCAAGGaggggagagtaggagagagtgtTCAGGTAGTGATGAGTTTCTTTTGTTTGTTCTAGGCTGCTGTAATTGTGGACAAGTTGTCCAGCAACACTGTAAGTATTTGAACGAAGGAAAGTGTGTGGTTTATCCTCAACTTCTTGCTGTGTATGTTGTGGCTACTTTTAGTGATGCTTTCTTACCCTTTCTTAACAcatccttttcttttctttacttCTGCCCTTACCTCTCCCCTGTTGCttcccctcgccctcccccctTCAGCTATCGGCCCCAGGGGGGCTACAGCAGCTGGGCTCCCTGGTGAAAGGGGTGAAGGTGGAAACCCTCTGGAGCCTGACCTCCGACACACTGCTATCCTCACTGCCTGCCATGGCCCTGCCCAACCTCACCTTCAGCCCTTCACAGTCCAACGCTGTGGCCAGCAAACTCTGGGTAcgactctaaccctaacccgtcTGCGTAggaacatgcgcacacacaaacacatccacttgtgtgtgtgtgtgtctgagtattGTGATGTTGTGTGGATGCAGGGCTCTGTAAATGTGACAGTCTGGCTGGACCAGGTggaacctctcctctccagcaccCCTCTACTGAGCCTGCTGCCCCGGGCACGCCCCCTGATGACCAATACTTCCTCTACAAACACACGCCCCTGGAACacccagcaggtacacacacacacattcacacacacacacatgatatcACTGGCTTGTGTTTCTGTGGACAGCAGCCAATATTGAGATATTAGGCATATTATTAACCTGACAAATGTGTTTGGCAGCatgccagtgtttgtgtgtgtgtttgtttgtgtgtgtttgtttgtgtgtgtgtgtgcatttccgTCAGTGTGATCATGTATTTGTCCCGGCTGCCTGTCATGAGAAGTGTGTCTGACAGAGTGCTGATGAGCAGCTGACTTATTAACCTCCAGGAGAAGGTGGGGTGGTTGTGTAACCTGGGACTCTGTTAACAAGAAACACTCATCCATCTGACACATTCACAATCAGTCTGGTCTGATGGAAATAGATCTCAGTGGGCTGTGTCAAAGTCAATCATAGATGATTAACTCCAGCTACTATCAATCAGAACAACACCAGGCCAATGTGAACAATGACAATTTTCCATCCCATTGATGGCAGCAGTAATGGTTTgtggtctctctccaggctcAGGCTCTGTTCCAAGAAGTGATGAACATAAAATCCAACCTCTCCCCACAAGCTTTCCTGTaagtctcccctctcttcctcatgtGAACTGTAACCGTGTGCTTAATTCATTTGAATAAACTTTCCATAGAAAGTTTATTCAGGAAGGAAGTAAACTGTCTGTCtatgttgtctctgtgtgtctgtgtctgtgtgtgtctgtgtgcttgtgcatgtgtacgtgcttgtgtgtgcagtgcCCTAGGTACCGTTGGCCCAGGTGCAAGCTGCAAGGTCCTGAAGAAGCTCTTCTTCTCtcaaccctcctcttcctccctacgGAGTCTACTGGTCTTCCTCCGAGAGCAGCCTGTTCCTTTACACAGCTCcttggtaacacacacacaaagctgtcTGCCAGTGGTGTGACCATGAGTCCAAGTGTTACTGACCAGATGTGTGTCTACCCTCTACCTGACAGACAAAGTGTGTGATAGAGGAACTGTACAAGCTGGACCTGTTCTCTGATCTGCTGGGGGAGCTGGGGGCTCAGATGGCTGTGGCCATGACGTAGGTttcacaacatcaacatcagAGACATTTGATTAGATATGAGAAAAAGGTATTGACAACGCCATTGGCAATACAGACTAATCACCAtggcttcttcttctcctttctctctccaactctctctctctttccctcttctctatctccatccctctctctcagggtgaGCACCATTAAGAAGTTCCCTTCAGACATGATGAACATCCTCAGGAAGATGATCGTCCAGGAGCCGCGCCACTTCCTGTTGCTCCCCAGGACCAAGCAGGAACTGCTGGTGGACAAGATGGTGCAGACCCTGGTCAGTCCCCTTCCCTCTATTACTCCCCTTTCTCcctatcctccctcctctctacctctacccTCTCCTCACTTCCCTCCAATCTtctttctgacagccgtcatcAGTTTGATGTCTGGGTGCTGAGGTTACCAGGTTACACTGTGTTCATGTGTCTAAGATGTTGTTACCATGACAATCCTCTCTCCAGGAGATGTACACAGGACAGTACACGCAGGAAGAGTTCCAGTCGCTGGGTGTCATGGCGACCAGCGTGGTTGACGAGATGTTTGTCCAGCTGGATCGCATGTTCCTGATGGACAGCGTGGAGCTGCTGAGAACGCTCTGCTACAGTAGCAGCAAGAGAGACCTGATGGCCCTCATCCTGCAGGAGCCAGCCATCTTTGGGTAGAAGACACGCGTGTGaacacacagtcccacacactcacacaagcactcatacacaacacacacatctctcctcaGATGAGTAACAtgtgtctctctgccccctcagaCCGGTCCAGAACTGGACCACAGCAGTTCTGAACCAGGTGGATCGCTTCATCTTCTTCCTGCCTCCAGACAAGCTGAAGCTTTTACCCCCGGTaccattctctccttctctttgcttcttttctcctctcttctcctgtcttctcctctcctctcttctattcTTAGGATGCCCACAGTGTGTTTGATGACGGTATAATGATTGTGTATTGGACCTTATTGTCTAGTGGTGGATAGTGTGTCCTGATTTGTGTGGAGGTGTTGAGCTGGCTATAGGACACCAGGCAGTAGGCCAGGCTGTACCGTGCTCAGCCGGGTCAATGGAAACCTACCTGCTGGTGTCAGGTCTCCTGGAGGTGTCGGGATCTTAGGTGCTGTCCAAGTCAGTCCTGTtcatgttatgtgtgtgtgtgtgtgtttcggtgtGTGTGGTCCACAGGCTTTGTTGACCCAGGGTCGTATTGAAAGGTTATTCCAGAGCCAGCGGCggtgggaggtggaggagatgggtgCCTTATGCATGGCGGGGCGGGACCAGGAAGAGAAGATGGCGCTGTTTGGCAGAGAGCAGTTCCTGCTCCAGTATTTCTTGGGTTTCCTCATCGTGGGCCGACTCACAGGTGAGGAGCAGATTGTGATCAGCTCGGTGTGAACGGCACCTCTCTAGATATCCAACTAACTTGTTATTGAATAAAACATAGTTGGTAAACTGACCCAGCAAGTAATCCAATTATGTCTGACCCTTGATGTCTCTGTGTCCAGCCCCCACACTGGTCCCAAGCTGTGAGAACCTGAAGTCCACTGCCCCCTCGGCCTGGAGCATCGGCAGCCTGACAGGCATGTCCAAGGATGCCTTCACCAGCTGCCTGGAACTCATCGGCCAGGaccccttcctcaccccctaTGACCTCACTGTGCTGTTGAAGAAAACCAAGCAGGTTGGTTTGAGTCGTTTTAATATCCACTGAGCCTAGAGGTCTCAGCGTAGGTCCACTGGATCAATAGTTCTCTCTATTATACAACATTGTCATTAACTTACTCTGCTGAAATCCAATGTCAAAGTTTACCTAAATTGCCAGATGTCTTTCTGTATTGACCCTTTCTGTTACCGGAAGCAGGGCTTTgctctttcttgctctcaatctctctctccaaccccccccctcccccaggtgtaTGGTGCAGTGGCGTCCTTCCCCCCCTCTGTGGTGTCTCGCCTGGGCAGGCTGgccctccagctcactgtggagGAGCTAGGGACCCTGAGGCTCTCTGAGCTCAGCAGCGTTGCTGCCCTGGGGTCCATCAGCACCTGGTCCACTAGacaggtctcacacacacaaacgtgtacACACAaccgtacatacacacacaatattgtAGACTGTCTTCTACCCATCCATATCCTGATTGtaaatcctgtgtgtgtgtgtgtgtgtgtgtgtgtgtgtctcagctgcCAGCGTTGTTCTCCTCACTGCTCAACTCCACCAAGCTCAGTCCCAGCCAGCTGGACTCCAGCACTTTGGTGGCAATTGGGCATATAATCTGTGGGATCAGCTCCATCGAAATGCGCACACTCAATGCGGTCCAGTTTAGGTAACGAGAGATTTAGTTTCCTCTCCTTTACCCGATTCTCTTCTTCCCCACCACCTCTCTTTacctcttttttcctctccttcatcctctcatttcctctctcttcctttccactCCTCTTGTCTCCTCCCCACTactgcctctttctcttccctcctctcgtttcctccccccctcctcctctgacctgtgtctccctctggtGGCTGCAGTAAGGCAGTGCTGTGGCTGGGTCATCTGAGGTTGGCCTGTTCTGAGGAGCAGCTGGCGTCCCTGGTGGGTCTGCTGAGCCACGACCAGGCCTTTGGCCTCATCAGCTCCTGGGGGCCCCAGGTCTTCATTGAGATCGGGGTTTTGGCAGGTAGACCTCAGATTCATGGTTCTACATAGTTGTATACTGAGATTCACTACTATGTGGTTCACTTAAGATAGAAGAACATACAAAAAGTATGACATCATGCTGCTGGGTACTTCATGTGTAGACTTGTTAAGACATTATCAGGCTGTTGCAGTGGCCCTGTAGAGTTAATTTGACATTCTTCTGAAACAATGTTGAACTATGTACAAAAATGTTGCTGTCAGAGTTGATCTTTCTGGTGTTGTCTCTGCCCTTCTGTAGCTGGCATCTCAGACATGTCCATGTCTGCTCTGGTGAAGGAGCAGATTGAGGGATTCTCTCCTCTGGctgtctccctcatccctccacagAAGTTTGCTGTGAGTGTCATGTAGCCATGCTACAATACTGAGTGCAGCGGTCCAGCTGGTCTTTATTGTTGATGCTATGTTCATGTGCTCATAGTCATCATGTCATCATTGTTGTCTTCATAGCCATGTGCTTGGATTTATGTGTTAATGTATGCGCTCATAGGTTCATATTCACGTTGTGTCATGTTTAATACAGTAATGTAATGTCAGTGCGTTTAAATGAATCTGTTTCTATTCCTATGTTCATACTAACGTATTCATATCCTGGTGCCACATCCTCAGGTGGTGTTCAACCAGGCTCAGATCAACATGTTCTCATATGAACAGGCTATGGCGGTGACCCCGGAGCAGCGAGCCCTTCTGTCGGACGTGCAGCAGACAGCTCTGTCCATGGTGTTAACGTCCTGGGAGAACAGACCTCTGGACTTCAGAGGTAATTATGAAGATGCCGCCTCACAGCTAGAAAAAGGACCTTCACACAACCCCCTTCAAGAAGATCCTCATTCAGTCGTTCTAGTGTCCAACATGTATATTAATGTGTGGTCTTGGTCTGCAGTATAACAATGGGGATTGTGTGTGCTCCCCAGACAGGTCTTCAGGGCTCACCCTGAGTCCCAGTCCTCTGTGTCACCTGCTTGGACTACTGATGCTTCTGCTTTGGTTGGTCTGAACAGGTCTGGTCTAAACTGGCTtgtcctggcctggtctggtctggaccGCCTGACCTGCTGAATGACTCCCTCAATGATTCCGAAGTTGGAGAATTTAAGATGTAAAGATTGTAAGAGATTAGGTGAGCAAAGACAGTGTAGAGAAGAATAAAACATTTTCTCATGTCAGGTGTAAAAATCCTATATACACTCACGctttatacaaatatataaaaagttatttattgaaatgttgcaTTTTGCTTACTATCAAAGATTGGGTTTATTTTACCctaattaaatataatacatcaTTGCATTTTGTTCTGCGCTAACCTTTGTTGATATTGCTGTGAGTTTTGTATTGTTGTGAAAATAATCGATattcaaataaaataatagCCTATAACAAATGTTTGTCTCTCTGGACACCTTTGTGCAACTTAACATACAAAAACGGTGTAAACAACTCAAAGAAAATACTGCTTCTGGCCACATTCAACAAAAAACCTTTAGAGCCGTACTTGAATAGATGTTTTGTAAAGATTTTAGAGGATGGACTGGAGTAAGCAAGATGGCCGCTAAACCACAAAAGGCGTTGATAAGCCCGTTCCCGTTACATTGCGTTCAGATCTAGAAGTCTTACAGCGTAGGTGCCAGGAGTTGTTTCTGGACTAGCCCAAAGAGCTCGTGGGTGAATGCCTGGTCGCTCCATCTGCTGACTGCTGTcaaaacctgcacacacacacagcaaagatGGCGGACGCCGACTGGGGTGAGATTCTAAGTTAGAAATGATCACATTATCTAACTAGAAAGCTACATATAAAGTTAAAACTACTACTATTTATTAGATGGATATTGAAATGAACTCAAGTTAAATTGTTATCGTCTCCGTATATTTCATATAGATAATGACAACTTCGAACATCTTGAACCGATCCCAAAGGCGGTTGTACTGGACAAATGGGAGGGCGAAGACGAAGAGGATGATGTAAAGGTAAGCTAAGCTATTTTACTTGCGCGCAAGATAGTCCAGTGAAGGTTTTAACAGTTGGCCATATCCAAACTCTCAACGTGTAGTCAACTGCTCCATTTTGTTTGA
This window encodes:
- the strc1 gene encoding stereocilin — protein: MAVAMTVSTIKKFPSDMMNILRKMIVQEPRHFLLLPRTKQELLVDKMVQTLEMYTGQYTQEEFQSLGVMATSVVDEMFVQLDRMFLMDSVELLRTLCYSSSKRDLMALILQEPAIFGPVQNWTTAVLNQVDRFIFFLPPDKLKLLPPALLTQGRIERLFQSQRRWEVEEMGALCMAGRDQEEKMALFGREQFLLQYFLGFLIVGRLTAPTLVPSCENLKSTAPSAWSIGSLTGMSKDAFTSCLELIGQDPFLTPYDLTVLLKKTKQVYGAVASFPPSVVSRLGRLALQLTVEELGTLRLSELSSVAALGSISTWSTRQLPALFSSLLNSTKLSPSQLDSSTLVAIGHIICGISSIEMRTLNAVQFSKAVLWLGHLRLACSEEQLASLVGLLSHDQAFGLISSWGPQVFIEIGVLAAGISDMSMSALVKEQIEGFSPLAVSLIPPQKFAVVFNQAQINMFSYEQAMAVTPEQRALLSDVQQTALSMVLTSWENRPLDFRDRSSGLTLSPSPLCHLLGLLMLLLWLV